One window of the Eucalyptus grandis isolate ANBG69807.140 chromosome 6, ASM1654582v1, whole genome shotgun sequence genome contains the following:
- the LOC108960580 gene encoding disease resistance protein RFL1-like, with protein sequence MDVNAIVGLANNVLSLTPKIIDLSRVEANMDALEMNMETVSARKADISSQLEQDERRPGKKRKREVDRWMQRAGSLEDQVHELGRKVRDGHFLSRLILAYQVSGLATKVDKLQEKGRFDTGLTLDVKPARGYELQPGELVGQASQTKRDEIWDCLMNEELLQVGVWGQAGVGKTFLAKHIHDQIVQDCSRFDGACLVTVSQAGTVGTIQTEIANYLELDLTKVGCVYWGARLKAALQGRRLLFILDGVGKYYSLKEVGIALGRNGCKLIVTSRSRDVCEQMNCHELVHVSTPPEEISQGLEAEV encoded by the coding sequence ATGGATGTCAACGCAATTGTGGGACTCGCCAACAATGTCTTGAGTCTTACTCCAAAGATCATCGACCTCAGCAGAGTCGAAGCGAATATGGATGCTCTGGAAATGAATATGGAAACGGTGTCAGCCAGGAAGGCTGACATAAGTTCCCAACTAGAGCAAGACGAGAGGAGAccgggaaagaaaaggaagagagaagttGACCGGTGGATGCAAAGAGCAGGATCGCTGGAGGATCAAGTCCATGAGTTAGGACGAAAAGTCAGAGATGGGCATTTCCTTTCTCGTCTCATATTGGCGTATCAGGTGAGTGGCCTTGCGACTAAAGTGGACAAATTGCAAGAGAAGGGTAGATTTGATACCGGTCTCACGCTGGATGTGAAACCGGCCCGAGGCTATGAACTACAACCAGGTGAACTAGTGGGACAAGCTTCTCAAACAAAAAGGGATGAGATCTGGGATTGCTTGATGAACGAAGAGTTGCTCCAAGTGGGTGTTTGGGGACAGGCAGGAGTGGGCAAAACCTTTCTTGCGAAGCATATACATGATCAGATAGTGCAAGATTGTTCAAGGTTCGATGGTGCTTGTCTGGTCACTGTATCGCAAGCAGGCACTGTCGGTACAATACAAACTGAAATTGCGAACTATCTCGAACTAGATTTGACGAAGGTGGGCTGTGTTTACTGGGGCGCAAGACTGAAGGCGGCATTGCAGGGTAGGAGACTCCTCTTTATCTTGGATGGCGTTGGGAAATATTACTCTTTGAAAGAAGTAGGTATAGCCCTAGGAAGAAATGGATGCAAATTAATCGTGACGTCGCGATCGAGGGATGTGTGCGAGCAAATGAATTGCCACGAGCTTGTCCATGTATCAACTCCTCCCGAGGAGATATCTCAAGGGCTGGAAGCGGAAGTGTAA